Genomic DNA from Solanum pennellii chromosome 3, SPENNV200:
AACAAGTGgagtatatttaaatatattaggaaaaaataataaatatatttttgaattataaaaatgatatgtaGTTGTCTGAGATATCAGTGTCTCTGTCGTCTAAAAATTAAagcatatatattatttatactaatGAATATACATATGTCATAGTCTTATCCACCGATCCAACATCAGATAGATGAATAAAATCGCGCGACGTGTTCCTATTTAATTTCCGTTAGAATAGAAGGCATATATGTTAGGACCgcaaataagcaggtgtaaacgcggaacctagcaaagcaaacctcgaaagaccacgagtaagaagacaacgagaaatataccaaaagacacaaagatttaacgtggttcggtcaatcgacctacgtccacaaaggagatgagcaatccactataaatatgagagtacaaaatacagagagaaacaacctcaaccaattcactcggaatacatgggaggttcacacaagtgataacgtatcaaacttgtgacccacaatttctccctctaaccaaaactctcaaagcccttaagactacattgtgaatgctgattaagttagaaggaacattcatctatttatagagtcctaaaccttttcctacaagaaaaggattagtcaatcaaaaactttttcctaaaaggaaaacctatttatggtaagaaatttagggcaaataaaacccaacgaatctcccccttggcctgaatttctgacaaaataagtttgtccaccttctgcacttaatcttcaacaatttgcttctcctctccataatctcctttgcaaaatttttgtctcaacacagagaacctctctgaaacaatttctccaacaaaatcttcattactgtcaaaaaggttgcggctagaactacacccgccaagatgaacacctccttctaacctggttcaatcatcgattatcgaaccactaaacctgactccatcattgaatctggctctgataccacttgttaggaccgcaaataagcaggtgtaaacgcgaaagctagcaaagcaaacctcgaaagaccacgagtaagaagacaacgagaaatataccaaaagacacaaagatttaacgtggttcggtcaatcgacctacgtccacaaaggagatgagcaatccactataaatatgagagtacaaaatacagagggaaacaacctcaaccaattcactcagaatacatgggaggttcacacaagtgataacgtatcaaacttgtgacccacaatttctccctctaaccaactcaaaattttgaatgaCAGAGACactaaatattacaaaaatataacaGAAGATATTTACGTATCATTTATAATAGCTCGAAggtatatttatcatttttcactCAACCCTCGTCCCcaagaaaaatacatatttcACTAATTACATGCCACTCACTGACTCACATCTCTTTCGTACTATATCAAATACATGTATTTGAGTAAGTACTCAAATATATAGATAggtcaaattaaatataatttattttaaatataaaaagcaTGTATATACTAGTAATAACCAAAATTTTAATACTAATATAAATGAAGAAGGTAACAATGCtgtaaaaaaagtaattatggaaaatgaaagaaataaaatttaataagtgaaataaatattttatatctgattttttgttattatttactAAAACATTCTTAATAATTTGTCGTTATTCCTTGCTAATTATTATGCACatatatttgaagttttattgttgatgtaattatataattaaaataagtagaaaactaaatttgtaattactttttatttcttaacttgtCATTCACTTCAATTTAGATCAAACatgttttcatataattttgtaaattgttttttaattttttgatttcaaACTCAAACCAATTagattatcaaataattaaaattttaaaatattatcttaatcggtaacaaattattttttaataaagagtattgcaaaatattatataataaaaaagataatattcTAATTGATATATTCAATAAAGTGAAGtctcaattttatttgtaaacattctcaaataatatttgatagTTTATGTAACAGATTCCattaaaaactattttataaaaactataatCAATAAGAGAAATTTAAACATCTACATTGTTAACGCAATGTGCAATAACTTATGTACTTATATTTATTCTTGCCTTCCGGGATATTACAAAAAACGTTATACTatcaactaaaaaagaaaaaattaattattaaactataattaattaaacatctTTTCAAAATATACGAGGGTAAAACTCATGGAAATGGTGCTATCTTCTTCATCTCAACATCATCGACATCAATGGCGAAACCTTTACCATGCTTCACCCAATAATCAGCCATCGGATTCAGCCGCGTGGGCTCAGATAAATCAGTTCGAACTGTTTTCATGGTGTCCGTCGAAAGGTTGTACTTGTCATCTCTCTTCTTGACTAAACCTATTTTCACAATCCCTAAATCAACTGGTTGTGGAGACATCATTAGTGATGGAGGCCCAATTGGTAACTTGTCACCTTTCAAATTGCAAGTTAAATTAGCAATTAGTACCAAATTTCAAATGATGGAAAAAAATATcttgtttgaatctcaaaataaaaaataatcaacataatataACGCCCAAATTGAGATAAGAGGGCTAATATACTAGTAGCAAAGACTTGAAAAAAACTCGTTTGAGTCTCGAAATCGTCAATAGTGTCATATGAACTGAAACAAACTAGTTACCTCTGTCTGTTTGCCACGTACACCAGAATTTGCCATAGGTTTTGGTAAGATTCTCCAGTTCAGGCCTTATTACCATTTCTGGAACTCTTGGATTCACCCAAAGTCCTGATTTTATCTACATATCAAAAGCTCACAAAGATCAAACccttacataaattaaaaaaaaatatacatatcaCATATTTAGACAAAGTATAAATGTACGATGACCATAAAGAGGTAGTTTatgtaattacaaaaaaaaatttacgtAACAGAAACACCTCCAAACATATTTTtagtgataattaattaatgttaaatATTATCGCTAAATACAGTGGTGAATTCAGAATTTCTCAGGGGTACGAAAAATAGGGATTTGAAAAGTGAAATCCAATGACAGTTCGCTAATGCCGCCAAAAGTATATTAATCTTTAttagtttatataatttattccCCTAAacgttatttttattgtagtaaACATGGTAACTAAGTAATTAACCTACTAGGAGAAAACGATCTCTACCAATATATTgtgttaaaaaaatgaaaatttcttGTAAAATCgatataaaactaaaaataaatttataacgGACTACAAAATCATTCGTCTAACAATATATggtgttaaaaaaaatgaaaattacaaGGTACAAACCTCGTGTGCATGAGAATGCCAAAGTTTTTGTTCTTCTTGAGgcaaactttcaaatatacGATCAGATAATATATACTCCACTCCTGcattttaaattcataattatatttatacctaTAGTAACGTTAAATCTGCCTGAACATGAAGTTCAAAAAATACGAAACTAACAATTATTACCAATAAGGCGTCCGTTGGATTCATCAGAATCGTAAACAGCACACTGAAGAAAATCTTGATTTACGCGTGTGACATAATGATGTGTCTCAATTTGACGGGACATATCATGACTGTACATAGCAAAAGTACAAACATGTTGGTTCATTTGTTTGATAGGTTTCAAAGATTGCATCATTTGAGCCCCTTTGTCTAGCATATGTTGCCCTATTGACATAGGCTCACCTGGTGGAACTTGCTCATGACCTTTCGTTGTAGAAGCCATAGTGGTAGAACAgtaataatattgaaattaaatttaatcttgaaattttttgaagtaCAAATAAAGTGGTTGAGTTTGGGTGGAgctttattaagtttttttttctgatGAGGTGGCATTGAATGATGTGGCGGATTTTGAAGCGGGCACGTAGGCGTGTATGTGTCGTTGTGGTGGCATTGTATGATGTGGTGGATTTTTGGGTGGACACGTAGTCATACATGTGTCGTCGAGGTGGCTTGTATTTCTAAGCCTCGTAGCCACGTTGCATGGaatgtttagttttttttgtgaattactattatatgaaaattttataataataataacaaaaataaagataataataataataatttagtgAAAATTACTTTGCATAAGTTACCCGAGTGAACATTGATTTATTCTAAACTTTTTGACTATAATTTAagtgataaaatttaaatggtatatatataaaagtttaaaagaatattttttatatatacataataaatctTAATAAACGTATAGAATTTTGGCTGTCATTATCTACCATTAGCTAATCGCGTTGAATTTACCATTAATGCTATTGAGGAGTTCTAAGATAAATTGAGTGAACTTTATGTATATGtttgattttatcttttttattttataatatgtgACAATCCCCTCGGGATCCACATACTCAGGTATTGTCTCTGCCATGGACAGCCATTTGCTCTTTTAATTCCTTCTTATTGGCTCGCAGCCTCAAgggagaatcgaacccgtgacctatggctcctttacatccctcccaAGGAGATCGCAAGAGGGGATTAAAAGAGCGAATGGCCGCCCATGGCAGAGACAATACCTGAGTATGTGGATCCCGAGGGGGTTGTCACATAATAACGATTTGAGATGATGCTTGAATTGAAGTTCGTTAGCTATTAAGGGTATAAACGAGACTTTTTCttgagaaaaaagataaatttggaTCAAAACAATTCTAATAGAGCGCAAAGTTACTCAATTTGAAATAGTATTTACtcttttaattttccttaaagAGAAATACAATTGATTGAATataacaaattaatatttttgaatataaaatataaagacCTTTTGCTAGTCAAGCAACAATAAGGAACTAATATTTCAATTTCCAAAACAACTGAATTTTCCAAGTACAATTAGAAAGAAATTCATTTCCTTGCTAATATATATAGCAAAGAACATAAATTTCCACTTTTAAATCTTAgtcaacaataataataacatattcattgAAATCTCGTAAATGAGATTTTGGAGAGGTTGATAGTGTTTACTGATTTAACTCAATTTCTACTCTTACATTGAGAAGATTGAGAAACTGTTTCGATCTTTTAAAGCATGTACTCTACTATCGTTTTTCTCACTAAGACTTTTTTGTACCCTATACTTATACTTACTAGCAACAACCAAATAGACACAAAAATTCAAACAACTCAAAACAGCTAAcatcaagtaaaataaattcaaatggTTCCTATTAAAATTATTCCCAACTAACCACCCTCCACTATTTGTAACTTTTTTAGTTGCCTTGTTCACAATTTTCACAATAATTGAACTCAAGAAATATCCAATTGACATTGAAGTCCATAGAAAACATGATGACACTGATTTCAGTTCTTTTGGTGCTTGAGAGTAGAAGAATTCAAGAAGTCCCACATAGGTAAACATATCCGCGATTCCAAATATGAAGAATTGGATTGAGAGCCAAAACACACTAATAGGCAATGGTTGTAGCACGGGAATCGCATCAAGCATGTTGTGTTCCCGTGCTACTTGTTTGCGCTTGACTTCTAAGATAGAGGCTGCTGTCATAGATAAAGCGGAGAGGACTAAGCCAACCCCGACTCGTTGTAAGTATGTTATGCCTGTATATAGGTAGAAGTGATAAAATTAGCCTGTAAAGATATGATAAGCTCAAGCTAGCCCAAAGCATGTAAGTGTTTTGGGCGATTGGGATCAAACTCATTTTAGACCAAGTAAATTTTGGATGGATTAATGAATCatctttttattaattcaaattattttgattcgttatatttagaaaagaagatactttaattttaatatgtaatataataacattataaagaaaacaaaagttttaatataagaaaataaaataagagttGAATTGATTGAGTTATGACTTAATTGTTTAGCTAGCCCATGTTTGCCAATTTATTTCACCTCAAAGTAATATCAGGACGAGTTAATGACTCACCCCTACTTATTGATTAACTCTATTCATTTTGACTTGTCAAATTTAGCTCAATCAActtatttatctattttgatCTGTTCAAAGTCAGTTAAACTCATTCATTTGACACCCTTACCTGTGGGAATGCCGGTAAATTTGCGCAAGATTGGAACAATGATTTGATCGTAGACGGGGATGATGATGATCAAGAACACAATGGGGATGATTGGCAATGAGGCTGGTGGTATGTGAAAGGAATTTGTGATCCTTGTGTCCATGGTGAAGCCTTGTTGAATTGAAAATGTTTGTAGTTGGGCTAGACAAAGTGTCATAATAATTGTACAACAAAAAACAGGTACCATACTTAGCAAGATTTTTGCATTTTCTACTTGTGTAACTCTACAAAGTCTCCATGGATTAATTGCTTTTTCAGATTGTTGTTGTGATGTTTGAATAATAGCTGCTTTATCCAAGAAcctagaaaagaaaagaaaaagagataaagttagtcaaatttctcagactcttcaaaaatgttgttGCACCAACACACGGTCGTAGACATCTTATTTAATTTCTAGGTTACTTATACAATCCTGTTTGTTAGGTGTGATACTTATTATTATCTATTAGGTGATctgataatataaaaaattgatcGTACAATTAAGTGTATGAAACAGAGAGATAACTAACTTGTATGTATCAGTATGAGGTAGAAACTCTGTTGAAATAGCAACTTCCTCATCCTCGTCGATCTCATAGAGATCAGACGAATCCTGAGGAAGTTGAAGATTTCTGTTTCTTATGGCTGCAACATACACCTATCAATAAGAACACAAGGAAGGCAAACAAAATTAGTGAAGTGATCATAGTTTGTCATAGAAAGAGAATAGTATTAAAAATGATCAATGTTTGGTTGGGTCGTTTAAATAATGTAGTTGTACTCGTGTCAAATCctcaaaaaatgaataaaatttggAGGATTTACAACATATCAGgcagtattttaaaaaatccgAGCAACATATAGCTAAGACTTATGTTTAACTTTCGAAAGGACGACCTTATGTTCTTGAATCCACAATATAAGTTTTTTGTACTAGAGTTTTTCACGAGTTCTCTTTACCTACCTAAACTATCACTCTCTTTATATTAAAACATGCACACCCTCAAATTTCGATGATGAGTTGGCCAAATACTTGTTTCCAATCAACAACAGACACGTGTAGGTCAACTCAGGATCTAGGTGTGTTTTTTAGTACACCAAGAAAGTAATATATAGTTTATCAGATGTGAAACTCACGAAAAGGTGATAGTTTACCTGGAAAATCTCAGTGATGGCACTTGTTCCTTTAATAACAAATATTCTATACCATGGTAATCCAACACAAAATATTATTGCACCACACAACATAGCCAATGTGCTCACAAAAAATCCCCAATCCCATCCTTTATGTTGTTGAATCCACACAATAAATGTTGTACTAAATGAACCACCAAGACACACAGCTAACAAAAGCCAATTGAAGAAACTTGACATTTGAATTGCTTCTTTCTTGTCTTTCTCATCAAATTGATCAGCACCATGTGATGGCAATGCTGATTTGATCCCTGCTGAGCCAAGTGCTACTAAATAAAGTGCAACAAATAAAAGGGCTGCATTTTTTCCATCAACTTTCTCACAATTTGATGTTGGATCAAGAATGTTGCAAAGTGGTGGCTTGTATTTGGGATAGTGTGCTTGAAATGCTAGCAATCCTAGTCCCTATCAAATAGTTTAGGAATTCATTAATAGTGTAAGATTTCCATAATATAAAGAGGTATAAATAAGttcagactcttcaaaaatatcgaCAGGTGCGTGTCGGATTCTTCAacgtgtatttttttttgaagaattcaaCCGACAATATTTTTGGAGCGTATGAGAAAAACATAGGTATAAGCTATGTTTCTAGGATTTTCGAAAAAATAATGTTGCGGACGTGTCAGATGTCGGATCCTTCTAAAATATACCACTTTTGAAGGATCAAATATACAGGTATTGAAATCttaaaagggttcaatcaatATAGGATATAAATTAAGTGTTTGATTGTCAATTattgttttgtgttttattatCTGTATTTGAATCACATTATATGGGTGTTTTAAGTCAGTTAATTACCCAAAAATTAATTAGATGTCACTTACAAGTCACAAATGATAATGTAGaggaa
This window encodes:
- the LOC107012632 gene encoding oil body-associated protein 2A-like — protein: MASTTKGHEQVPPGEPMSIGQHMLDKGAQMMQSLKPIKQMNQHVCTFAMYSHDMSRQIETHHYVTRVNQDFLQCAVYDSDESNGRLIGVEYILSDRIFESLPQEEQKLWHSHAHEIKSGLWVNPRVPEMVIRPELENLTKTYGKFWCTWQTDRGDKLPIGPPSLMMSPQPVDLGIVKIGLVKKRDDKYNLSTDTMKTVRTDLSEPTRLNPMADYWVKHGKGFAIDVDDVEMKKIAPFP
- the LOC107013084 gene encoding protein NRT1/ PTR FAMILY 4.5-like, which translates into the protein MRGGGMDIGALDNGDGCEGKDDHVLRGWDKSELLEGKVDWRGRIATKDKHGGQGPSLLILGTFACENIASFVLGVTLVTYFNGVMHYDVADAATQVTNYSGTSYILTVLVAILADTYIGRFTAVFVSCWIEFLGLGLLAFQAHYPKYKPPLCNILDPTSNCEKVDGKNAALLFVALYLVALGSAGIKSALPSHGADQFDEKDKKEAIQMSSFFNWLLLAVCLGGSFSTTFIVWIQQHKGWDWGFFVSTLAMLCGAIIFCVGLPWYRIFVIKGTSAITEIFQVYVAAIRNRNLQLPQDSSDLYEIDEDEEVAISTEFLPHTDTYKFLDKAAIIQTSQQQSEKAINPWRLCRVTQVENAKILLSMVPVFCCTIIMTLCLAQLQTFSIQQGFTMDTRITNSFHIPPASLPIIPIVFLIIIIPVYDQIIVPILRKFTGIPTGITYLQRVGVGLVLSALSMTAASILEVKRKQVAREHNMLDAIPVLQPLPISVFWLSIQFFIFGIADMFTYVGLLEFFYSQAPKELKSVSSCFLWTSMSIGYFLSSIIVKIVNKATKKVTNSGGWLVGNNFNRNHLNLFYLMLAVLSCLNFCVYLVVASKYKYRVQKSLSEKNDSRVHALKDRNSFSIFSM